The following coding sequences are from one Terriglobales bacterium window:
- the yacG gene encoding DNA gyrase inhibitor YacG, with amino-acid sequence MPKRRIRSLRCPICRKIVLRAEAEFPFCSQRCRLLDLGKWASGGYVVSTPIADPEALGAAEVPPDTSTPAGKDTPHHGRTRN; translated from the coding sequence ATGCCGAAGCGGAGAATTCGCAGCCTGCGCTGTCCCATCTGCCGCAAGATCGTTCTGCGCGCGGAGGCGGAGTTCCCTTTTTGCAGCCAGCGCTGCCGGCTGCTCGACCTGGGTAAGTGGGCCAGCGGCGGCTACGTGGTTTCGACTCCCATCGCCGACCCGGAGGCGCTGGGCGCGGCCGAGGTCCCACCCGACACCAGCACCCCCGCCGGGAAGGACACCCCTCATCATGGACGCACCCGAAACTGA
- a CDS encoding phosphatidylglycerophosphatase A: protein MDAPETEPAGPPEESDRPQRTTWAWLLATFFGAGFLRPGSGTWTSALTVLLWTLAAGRLPEDARWFAAAAAGALLMAIGIPAAGVVERESGKSDPGFVTIDEAAGQMFALIAVPLRWKYLLASFILFRAFDILKPFPVRRLERLHGGAGIVLDDVGAGLYALVLVQLLLYFHVLG, encoded by the coding sequence ATGGACGCACCCGAAACTGAGCCGGCGGGCCCGCCGGAGGAGTCCGATCGCCCGCAGCGCACGACCTGGGCGTGGCTGCTGGCCACCTTTTTCGGGGCGGGCTTCCTGCGCCCCGGCTCCGGTACCTGGACCTCAGCGCTGACTGTGCTGCTGTGGACGCTGGCGGCTGGCCGCCTCCCGGAGGACGCGCGCTGGTTCGCGGCGGCGGCAGCGGGGGCGCTGCTGATGGCCATCGGCATCCCGGCGGCGGGGGTGGTGGAGCGGGAGAGCGGCAAGAGCGACCCCGGTTTCGTCACCATCGACGAAGCCGCGGGGCAGATGTTCGCGCTCATCGCCGTGCCCCTGCGTTGGAAATATCTTCTGGCCAGCTTTATACTTTTTCGAGCTTTCGACATCCTCAAGCCGTTTCCCGTGCGGCGGCTGGAGCGGCTGCACGGCGGCGCGGGGATCGTGCTCGACGATGTGGGGGCGGGGCTCTACGCGCTGGTCCTGGTGCAACTGCTGCTGTATTTCCACGTGCTGGGCTGA
- a CDS encoding gluconolaconase, which yields MGISDHLLGKKNVNGKPHIEAVAPAAALPGGEVRISGRGLRPAELRRPRVQFGEVEGPVVIAADDFVIARVPEGATSGPVVVSTNGASSNALEVKVAIPIAENLHPVTNPALDAEGNIYVTFSGPRGQKVPVAIYQIDTNYNVKPFLSEMMNATAIAFDREGQMYVSSRYDGTVYRVASNGTMSAYAESMGIATGIAFDGEQNLYVGDRSGTIFKIDRQRQTFVFATLEPSISAYHLAFSPAGKLYVTGPTTSSFDSVYEVSPQGEVSIFYRGLGRPQGMAFDVEGNLYVAASLGGRRGVVRLTPDRQAALAVAGHGLVGLAFAPGRAAILATAYPNATGAVFHLSWGVQGKSLLD from the coding sequence ATGGGTATCTCAGACCACCTGCTGGGCAAGAAAAACGTGAACGGGAAGCCGCACATCGAGGCGGTGGCGCCCGCCGCCGCCCTGCCCGGGGGCGAGGTGCGCATCAGCGGCCGCGGCCTGCGGCCGGCGGAATTGCGGCGCCCGCGCGTGCAGTTCGGCGAGGTGGAAGGCCCGGTGGTCATCGCCGCCGACGACTTCGTGATCGCGCGCGTGCCCGAGGGCGCGACCTCGGGGCCGGTGGTGGTCTCCACCAACGGCGCCTCCTCCAACGCGCTGGAGGTCAAGGTCGCCATCCCCATCGCCGAGAACCTGCACCCGGTGACCAACCCGGCGCTGGACGCCGAGGGCAACATCTACGTCACCTTCTCCGGCCCGCGCGGGCAGAAGGTCCCGGTCGCCATCTACCAGATCGATACCAACTACAACGTGAAGCCGTTCCTGTCGGAGATGATGAACGCCACCGCCATCGCCTTCGACCGCGAGGGGCAGATGTACGTGAGTTCGCGCTACGACGGCACGGTGTACCGGGTGGCGTCGAACGGGACCATGTCGGCGTACGCCGAGAGCATGGGCATCGCCACCGGCATCGCCTTCGACGGCGAGCAGAACCTCTACGTGGGCGACCGCAGCGGCACCATCTTCAAGATCGACCGGCAGCGCCAGACCTTCGTCTTCGCCACCCTCGAGCCCTCCATCTCCGCTTACCACCTGGCCTTCAGCCCGGCCGGCAAGCTCTACGTGACCGGGCCCACCACCTCGAGCTTCGATTCGGTGTACGAGGTCAGCCCGCAGGGCGAGGTCTCGATCTTCTACCGCGGGCTGGGGCGGCCGCAGGGCATGGCCTTCGACGTGGAAGGCAACCTGTACGTGGCGGCGTCGCTGGGCGGGCGCCGCGGCGTGGTGCGCCTGACCCCCGACCGGCAGGCGGCGCTGGCGGTGGCAGGACACGGGCTGGTGGGGCTGGCCTTCGCCCCGGGGCGCGCCGCCATCCTGGCTACGGCTTATCCCAACGCCACCGGCGCCGTCTTCCATCTCTCCTGGGGAGTGCAGGGAAAATCTCTGCTGGACTGA